A genomic window from Vitis riparia cultivar Riparia Gloire de Montpellier isolate 1030 chromosome 16, EGFV_Vit.rip_1.0, whole genome shotgun sequence includes:
- the LOC117933228 gene encoding receptor like protein 27-like produces MVADSSSFMQHPLCHDSESSALIQFKQSFLIDGHASGDPSAYPKLAMWKSHGEGEGSDCCSWDGVECDRETGHVIGLHLASSCLYGSINSSNTLFSLAHLRRLDLSHNHFNYSEIPFGVGQLSRLRSLDLSYARFSGQIPSELLALSKLVFLDLSANPMLQLQKPSLRNLVQNFAHLKKLRLSQLPSLKILSVSYNPDLIGYLPEFQETSPLKELHLYGTSFSGGNSLNGTVELNMLLKLKNLTSFQLSGNRLSLLGYTRTNVTLPKFKLLGLDSCNLTEFPDFLRNQDELVVLSLANNKIHGLIPKWIWNISQENLGSLDLSGNLLTGFDQHPVVLPWSRLSILMLDSNMLQGPLPIPPPSTIEYYSVSRNKLIGEISPLICNMSSLMLLDLSSNNLSGRIPQCLANLSKSLSVLDLGSNSLDGPIPQTCTVTNNLRVIDLGENQFQGQIPRSFANCMMLEHLVLGNNQIDDIFPFWLGALPQLQVLILRSNKFHGAIESWHSNFRFPKLRIIDLSDNKFIGDLPSDYFQNWDAMKLTDIANDLRYMQVRPEFGNLGYTWTGHYLYSMTMTNKGMQRFYEKIPDIFIAIDFSGNNFKGQIPTSTGNLKGLHLLNLGDNNLTGHIPSSLGNLPQLESLDLSQNQLSGEIPLQLSRITFLAFFNVSHNHLTGPIPQGNQFTTFPNASFDGNPGLCGSTLLRACGSFEASPPTSSSSKQGSTSEFDWKFVLMGYGSGLVIGVSIGYCLTSWKHEWFVKTFGKQQRKWTRKEKRGNKS; encoded by the exons ATGGTGGCTGACTCTTCCTCTTTTATGCAGCACCCACTGTGCCATGATAGTGAGAGCTCTGCCTTGATTCAGTTCAAGCAAAGCTTTTTGATTGATGGGCATGCCTCTGGTGATCCTTCTGCTTATCCAAAACTTGCAATGTGGAAATCCCatggagaaggagaaggaagtGATTGCTGCTCTTGGGATGGTGTTGAGTGTGACAGGGAGACTGGCCATGTGATCGGCCTTCACCTTGCCAGCAGTTGTCTCTATGGTTCTATCAACTCCAGCAACACCCTCTTCAGTCTTGCTCATCTCCGGAGGCTTGACCTCTCTCATAATCATTTCAATTACTCTGAGATCCCATTTGGTGTTGGTCAACTTTCAAGGCTTAGGAGTCTCGATCTCTCTTATGCTAGATTCTCTGGCCAAATCCCATCAGAACTCTTAGCACTGTCCAAATTGGTTTTCCTTGATCTCTCGGCAAACCCAATGTTGCAGCTTCAAAAGCCTAGCTTGAGAAATCTGGTTCAGAACTTTGCCCACTTAAAGAAACTTCGTCTAAGCCAG CTACCAAGCCTAAAGATTCTTAGTGTGAGTTACAATCCAGATCTGATTGGTTACTTGCCTGAATTTCAGGAAACCAGTCCGTTAAAAGAGTTGCATCTTTATGGTACGAGTTTTTCTG GAGGAAATTCCTTGAATGGGACAGTGGAACTTAACATGTTACTTAAGCTCAAAAACCTCACCAGTTTCCAATTATCAGGCAACAGGTTATCATTGCTCGGTTACACCAGAACCAATGTTACTCTCCCtaaatttaagcttttaggattGGATTCATGCAACTTAACTGAGTTTCCTGATTTCCTGCGGAACCAAGATGAATTGGTGGTGCTCTCCCTTGCCAATAATAAAATTCATGGTCTAATTCCAAAGTGGATTTGGAACATAAGCCAAGAAAACCTAGGGTCTCTTGACCTTTCTGGAAACCTTTTAACCGGCTTTGACCAACATCCAGTTGTGCTTCCATGGTCCAGGTTAAGCATTTTAATGCTTGATTCTAACATGTTGCAAGGACCACTTCCAATTCCACCACCGTCAACCATTGAATATTATTCAGTCTCCAGAAATAAACTGATCGGAGAAATTTCGCCACTTATTTGCAACATGAGTTCTCTTATGTTACTTGATTTGTCTAGTAACAATTTGAGTGGCAGGATTCCCCAATGTCTGGCCAACTTGAGCAAATCTCTGTCCGTACTGGATCTGGGAAGCAACAGCCTTGATGGCCCCATTCCTCAAACATGCACAGTGACAAACAATTTGAGGGTGATTGATTTAGGTGAAAATCAATTCCAAGGCCAAATACCAAGATCATTTGCCAATTGCATGATGCTCGAGCACCTTGTTCTCGGAAACAATCAAATCGAtgatattttccctttttggctTGGAGCCCTTCCACAGCTACAAGTTCTTATTTTGAGATCCAACAAATTCCATGGTGCAATAGAGAGCTGGCACTCGAATTTCAGGTTTCCCAAGTTACGCATCATCGATCTCTCTGACAATAAGTTTATAGGTGATTTACCATCAGACTATTTCCAAAATTGGGATGCCATGAAACTTACAGATATTGCAAACGATCTTAGGTACATGCAGGTGCGCCCAGAGTTTGGAAACCTAGGGTATACATGGACTGGCCATTACTTGTACTCAATGACAATGACAAATAAAGGTATGCAGAGGTTTTATGAGAAGATCCCTGATATTTTCATAGCAATTGATTTCTCAGGCAACAATTTCAAAGGACAAATTCCAACCTCCACTGGGAACCTCAAGGGGCTTCATTTGCTGAACCTTGGCGACAACAATCTTACTGGCCATATCCCATCCTCCTTGGGGAACCTACCACAGTTAGAGTCATTGGATCTTTCCCAAAACCAACTCTCAGGAGAGATCCCTTTGCAACTATCAAGGATAACATTCCTTGCATTCTTCAATGTGTCTCATAATCATCTGACGGGGCCTATACCACAAGGAAATCAATTTACAACATTTCCAAATGCTTCCTTTGATGGGAACCCGGGATTGTGTGGAAGTACTTTGTTAAGGGCATGTGGAAGTTTTGAGGCATCACCACCAACATCTTCATCCTCTAAACAAGGTTCAACTAGTGAATTTGATTGGAAATTTGTACTAATGGGATACGGAAGTGGGCTAGTAATCGGAGTTTCAATTGGGTACTGCTTGACCTCATGGAAACATGAGTGGTTCGTGAAAACCTTTGGAAAGCAACAAAGAAAATggacaaggaaagaaaaaagggggaACAAAAGCTAA
- the LOC117933655 gene encoding probable isoaspartyl peptidase/L-asparaginase 3 isoform X1: protein MAIRNLLIKLLLLFTSFSTALGHEVGNLGHYPVVVSTWPFVEAVRAAWRAIDSGFSAVDAVVEGCSACEELRCDGTVGPGGSPDENGETTLDALVMNGATMEVGAVAAMRYVKDGIKAARLVMQHTGHTLLVGEQASAFAISMGLPGPTNLSSSESVQKWSKWKENRCQPNFWKNIVPVDSCGPYHPKDIAELGKGTCSSANLMAAIESRSSHIGLHNHDTISMAVIDKEGHIAVGTSTNGATYKIPGRVGDGPIAGSSSYADDEVGACGATGDGDIMMRFLPCYQVVESMRLGMEPKLAAQDAIKRIARKFPDFVGAVFAINKNGLHAGACHGWTFQYSVRSPEMEDVEVFTVFP, encoded by the exons ATGGCTATCAGAAACTTGCTCATCAAACTGCTTCTTCTGTTTACATCATTCTCCACG GCTCTAGGACATGAGGTTGGGAACTTAGGGCATTACCCTGTGGTTGTGAGCACATGGCCGTTTGTAGAGGCTGTTAGAGCAGCTTGGAGGGCTATTGACAGTGGGTTTTCAGCTGTGGATGCAGTAGTTGAGGGTTGTTCAGCTTGTGAGGAATTGAGGTGTGACGGTACAG TTGGGCCTGGGGGGAGTCCAGATGAGAATGGAGAAACTACACTTGATGCTCTGGTCATGAATGGG GCAACCATGGAGGTTGGAGCTGTTGCAGCCATGAGGTATGTGAAAGATGGCATCAAAGCTGCAAGGTTGGTGATGCAACATACTGGACACACTTTGCTTGTTGGAGAGCAGGCATCAGCTTTTGCCATTTCAATGGGTCTTCCAGGACCCACAAATCTTAGCTCTTCAGAGTCTGTACAGAAGTGGAgtaaatggaaagaaaatcGATGTCAAcctaatttttggaaaaacattgTACCTGTAGATAGCTGTGGTCCTTATCATCCAAAGGATATTGCAGAACTGGGTAAAGGGACATGTTCCAGTGCCAATCTAATGGCAGCAATTGAATCAAGATCTTCTCATATTGGTCTCCACAACCATGATACTATTTCAATGGCTGTTATTGATAAA GAAGGACACATAGCTGTTGGCACTTCAACTAATGGAGCTACATATAAGATCCCTGGCAG GGTGGGTGATGGGCCCATTGCAGGATCTTCGTCCTATGCTGATGATGAAGTTGGTGCTTGTGGTGCAACTGGGGATGGTGATATCATGATGCGTTTCCTTCCATG CTATCAAGTTGTGGAGAGTATGCGACTGGGGATGGAGCCAAAGCTTGCTGCCCAAGATGCCATAAAGCGAATTGCAAGAAAATTTCCAGATTTCGTTGGGGCAGTTTTTGCCATCAATAAGAATGGTCTGCATGCTGGTGCTTGCCATGGATGGACATTTCAATACTCAGTGAGAAGCCCAGAAATGGAGGATGTGGAGGTATTCACTGTATTCCCCTGA
- the LOC117933655 gene encoding probable isoaspartyl peptidase/L-asparaginase 3 isoform X3 — MEVGAVAAMRYVKDGIKAARLVMQHTGHTLLVGEQASAFAISMGLPGPTNLSSSESVQKWSKWKENRCQPNFWKNIVPVDSCGPYHPKDIAELGKGTCSSANLMAAIESRSSHIGLHNHDTISMAVIDKEGHIAVGTSTNGATYKIPGRVGDGPIAGSSSYADDEVGACGATGDGDIMMRFLPCYQVVESMRLGMEPKLAAQDAIKRIARKFPDFVGAVFAINKNGLHAGACHGWTFQYSVRSPEMEDVEVFTVFP; from the exons ATGGAGGTTGGAGCTGTTGCAGCCATGAGGTATGTGAAAGATGGCATCAAAGCTGCAAGGTTGGTGATGCAACATACTGGACACACTTTGCTTGTTGGAGAGCAGGCATCAGCTTTTGCCATTTCAATGGGTCTTCCAGGACCCACAAATCTTAGCTCTTCAGAGTCTGTACAGAAGTGGAgtaaatggaaagaaaatcGATGTCAAcctaatttttggaaaaacattgTACCTGTAGATAGCTGTGGTCCTTATCATCCAAAGGATATTGCAGAACTGGGTAAAGGGACATGTTCCAGTGCCAATCTAATGGCAGCAATTGAATCAAGATCTTCTCATATTGGTCTCCACAACCATGATACTATTTCAATGGCTGTTATTGATAAA GAAGGACACATAGCTGTTGGCACTTCAACTAATGGAGCTACATATAAGATCCCTGGCAG GGTGGGTGATGGGCCCATTGCAGGATCTTCGTCCTATGCTGATGATGAAGTTGGTGCTTGTGGTGCAACTGGGGATGGTGATATCATGATGCGTTTCCTTCCATG CTATCAAGTTGTGGAGAGTATGCGACTGGGGATGGAGCCAAAGCTTGCTGCCCAAGATGCCATAAAGCGAATTGCAAGAAAATTTCCAGATTTCGTTGGGGCAGTTTTTGCCATCAATAAGAATGGTCTGCATGCTGGTGCTTGCCATGGATGGACATTTCAATACTCAGTGAGAAGCCCAGAAATGGAGGATGTGGAGGTATTCACTGTATTCCCCTGA
- the LOC117933655 gene encoding probable isoaspartyl peptidase/L-asparaginase 3 isoform X2, producing MNQALGHEVGNLGHYPVVVSTWPFVEAVRAAWRAIDSGFSAVDAVVEGCSACEELRCDGTVGPGGSPDENGETTLDALVMNGATMEVGAVAAMRYVKDGIKAARLVMQHTGHTLLVGEQASAFAISMGLPGPTNLSSSESVQKWSKWKENRCQPNFWKNIVPVDSCGPYHPKDIAELGKGTCSSANLMAAIESRSSHIGLHNHDTISMAVIDKEGHIAVGTSTNGATYKIPGRVGDGPIAGSSSYADDEVGACGATGDGDIMMRFLPCYQVVESMRLGMEPKLAAQDAIKRIARKFPDFVGAVFAINKNGLHAGACHGWTFQYSVRSPEMEDVEVFTVFP from the exons ATGAATCAG GCTCTAGGACATGAGGTTGGGAACTTAGGGCATTACCCTGTGGTTGTGAGCACATGGCCGTTTGTAGAGGCTGTTAGAGCAGCTTGGAGGGCTATTGACAGTGGGTTTTCAGCTGTGGATGCAGTAGTTGAGGGTTGTTCAGCTTGTGAGGAATTGAGGTGTGACGGTACAG TTGGGCCTGGGGGGAGTCCAGATGAGAATGGAGAAACTACACTTGATGCTCTGGTCATGAATGGG GCAACCATGGAGGTTGGAGCTGTTGCAGCCATGAGGTATGTGAAAGATGGCATCAAAGCTGCAAGGTTGGTGATGCAACATACTGGACACACTTTGCTTGTTGGAGAGCAGGCATCAGCTTTTGCCATTTCAATGGGTCTTCCAGGACCCACAAATCTTAGCTCTTCAGAGTCTGTACAGAAGTGGAgtaaatggaaagaaaatcGATGTCAAcctaatttttggaaaaacattgTACCTGTAGATAGCTGTGGTCCTTATCATCCAAAGGATATTGCAGAACTGGGTAAAGGGACATGTTCCAGTGCCAATCTAATGGCAGCAATTGAATCAAGATCTTCTCATATTGGTCTCCACAACCATGATACTATTTCAATGGCTGTTATTGATAAA GAAGGACACATAGCTGTTGGCACTTCAACTAATGGAGCTACATATAAGATCCCTGGCAG GGTGGGTGATGGGCCCATTGCAGGATCTTCGTCCTATGCTGATGATGAAGTTGGTGCTTGTGGTGCAACTGGGGATGGTGATATCATGATGCGTTTCCTTCCATG CTATCAAGTTGTGGAGAGTATGCGACTGGGGATGGAGCCAAAGCTTGCTGCCCAAGATGCCATAAAGCGAATTGCAAGAAAATTTCCAGATTTCGTTGGGGCAGTTTTTGCCATCAATAAGAATGGTCTGCATGCTGGTGCTTGCCATGGATGGACATTTCAATACTCAGTGAGAAGCCCAGAAATGGAGGATGTGGAGGTATTCACTGTATTCCCCTGA